The following are encoded in a window of Citrobacter freundii genomic DNA:
- a CDS encoding MDR family oxidoreductase, which produces MQALILEQQDGKTLASVQPLDENQLPEGDVTVDVHWSSLNYKDALAITGKGKIIRNFPMIPGIDFAGTVRHSEDPRFHAGQEVLLTGWGVGENHWGGLSERARVKGDWLVALPNGLSSRNAMIIGTAGFTAMLCVMALEDAGIRPQDGEIVVTGASGGVGSTAVALLHKLGYQVAAVSGRETTHDYLRSLGANRILGRDEFAETRPLEKQLWAGAIDTVGDKVLAKVLAQMNYGGCVAACGLAGGFALPTTVMPFILRNVRLQGVDSVMTPAARRAQAWQRLVTDLPESFYAQAATEITLADAPKLADAIINNQVQGRMLVKIA; this is translated from the coding sequence ATGCAGGCTTTGATCTTAGAACAGCAGGACGGTAAAACCCTCGCATCCGTTCAACCCCTCGACGAAAATCAGCTACCGGAAGGCGATGTGACGGTGGATGTTCACTGGTCGAGCCTGAACTATAAAGATGCCCTGGCCATCACCGGCAAGGGAAAAATTATCCGTAATTTTCCGATGATTCCTGGTATCGATTTCGCCGGTACCGTTCGCCACAGTGAAGATCCCCGTTTTCACGCTGGTCAGGAGGTGTTGCTGACCGGTTGGGGCGTGGGCGAAAACCATTGGGGCGGACTGTCCGAACGGGCTCGTGTAAAAGGTGACTGGCTGGTTGCGCTACCAAATGGACTGAGTAGCCGCAACGCGATGATCATCGGCACTGCCGGTTTTACCGCCATGCTGTGTGTGATGGCGCTTGAAGATGCCGGTATTCGCCCGCAAGACGGTGAGATTGTTGTCACCGGTGCCAGCGGCGGCGTGGGTAGCACTGCCGTTGCGTTACTGCACAAGCTGGGCTATCAGGTTGCAGCGGTATCGGGTCGCGAAACCACGCACGACTATCTGCGCAGTCTGGGCGCCAACCGAATCCTCGGTCGTGATGAATTTGCTGAAACTCGCCCGCTGGAAAAACAGCTGTGGGCTGGCGCCATTGATACCGTTGGCGACAAAGTACTGGCAAAAGTCCTCGCGCAGATGAACTATGGTGGCTGCGTTGCTGCCTGTGGTCTGGCAGGTGGTTTTGCACTGCCCACCACGGTGATGCCATTCATTTTGCGCAATGTGCGCCTACAAGGTGTTGATTCCGTTATGACGCCAGCAGCGCGTCGTGCTCAGGCCTGGCAACGTCTGGTCACTGACCTGCCGGAATCTTTCTACGCTCAGGCCGCAACTGAAATTACGCTCGCCGACGCGCCGAAGCTTGCTGACGCCATCATTAATAATCAGGTGCAGGGCCGCATGCTGGTGAAAATCGCATAA
- the panF gene encoding sodium/pantothenate symporter: protein MQLEVILPLVAYLVVVFGLSVYAMRKRTTGTFLNEYFLGSRSMGGVVLAMTLTATYISASSFIGGPGAAYKYGLGWVLLAMIQLPAVWLSLGILGKKFAILARRYNAVTLNDMLFARYQSRLLVWLASLSLLVAFVGAMTVQFIGGARLLETAAGIPYETGLLIFGISIALYTAFGGFRASVLNDTMQGMVMLVGTIVLLVGVVHAAGGLSNAVETLQTIDPKLVTPQGADDILSPTFMTSFWVLVCFGVIGLPHTAVRCISYKDSKAVHRGMIIGTIVVAILMFGMHLAGALGRAVLPDLTVPDLVIPTLMVKVLPPIAAGIFLAAPMAAIMSTINAQLLQSSATIIKDLYLNLRPEQLKNETRLKRMSAVITLLLGALLLLAAWKPPEMIIWLNLLAFGGLEAVFLWPLVLGLYWERANAAGALSAMIVGGVLYAILATFNIQYLGFHPIVPSLLLSLLAFLVGNRFGSAAPQAAILTTDK, encoded by the coding sequence ATGCAGCTTGAAGTGATTTTGCCGCTTGTCGCCTATCTGGTGGTGGTGTTTGGTCTCTCTGTGTACGCGATGAGAAAGAGAACAACCGGCACGTTCCTGAATGAGTATTTCCTCGGCAGCCGCTCAATGGGCGGGGTCGTTTTAGCCATGACGCTGACCGCAACATATATCAGCGCAAGCTCGTTTATTGGTGGCCCGGGGGCCGCGTATAAATACGGGCTGGGATGGGTGCTGTTGGCGATGATACAACTGCCGGCCGTCTGGTTGTCGCTGGGTATTCTTGGCAAGAAATTTGCGATTCTGGCGCGACGCTACAACGCCGTCACCCTTAACGATATGCTGTTTGCCCGCTATCAGAGCCGTTTGCTGGTCTGGCTGGCGAGCCTCAGCCTGTTGGTAGCTTTCGTTGGCGCGATGACAGTGCAATTCATCGGCGGCGCACGTTTGCTGGAAACCGCGGCGGGTATTCCATACGAAACAGGTCTGCTGATCTTTGGTATCAGTATTGCGTTATACACCGCATTCGGCGGATTTCGTGCCAGCGTGCTCAATGACACCATGCAGGGTATGGTGATGCTAGTTGGGACCATTGTTCTGCTTGTGGGTGTGGTCCACGCAGCGGGCGGCCTCAGCAACGCGGTGGAGACGCTGCAAACGATCGATCCGAAATTGGTGACCCCACAAGGCGCTGATGACATTCTGTCCCCAACCTTTATGACTTCGTTCTGGGTTCTGGTGTGCTTTGGCGTGATTGGCCTGCCGCATACCGCCGTGCGCTGTATCTCTTATAAGGACAGTAAAGCGGTCCATCGTGGGATGATTATCGGCACGATTGTGGTGGCAATCCTGATGTTTGGTATGCACCTGGCGGGTGCATTAGGACGCGCGGTGCTCCCTGACCTGACAGTACCTGATCTGGTTATCCCCACCTTGATGGTAAAAGTCCTGCCACCGATTGCCGCGGGGATCTTCCTTGCCGCACCGATGGCGGCGATCATGTCGACGATCAACGCCCAATTGCTGCAAAGTTCCGCTACGATCATTAAAGATCTCTACCTGAATCTGCGCCCGGAACAGCTGAAAAATGAAACCCGCCTGAAGCGCATGTCGGCGGTGATCACCCTGTTATTGGGGGCGTTGTTGTTGCTGGCCGCGTGGAAACCACCAGAGATGATCATCTGGCTCAACCTGCTGGCGTTTGGCGGGCTGGAAGCGGTATTCCTGTGGCCGCTGGTGCTGGGCCTGTACTGGGAGCGAGCGAACGCAGCGGGCGCACTGAGCGCCATGATTGTCGGCGGTGTGCTGTATGCCATACTCGCTACCTTTAACATTCAGTACCTGGGCTTCCATCCAATTGTGCCCTCGTTGCTGCTAAGTTTGCTGGCTTTCCTGGTCGGAAACCGTTTTGGTTCTGCCGCCCCGCAAGCCGCCATATTGACTACTGATAAATAA
- the csrD gene encoding RNase E specificity factor CsrD has translation MRLTTKFSAFVTLLTGLTIFVTLIGCSLSFYNAIQYKFTSRVQAVATAIDTHLVSKDFVTLTPQIDELMVSVDIVRVELLQGESKVYSHSRTSSYRPAGTNNLYREITVPLLKHPGMSLRLVYQDPMGNYFHSLMTTAPLTLSIGFIILMLFLSVRWLQRQLSGQELLEIRSTRILNGERGPNVRGTVYEWPARTSSALDMLLTEIQSAREQRSRLDTLIRSYVAQDTKTGLSNRLFFDNQLATLLEDQEKVGAHGVVMMVRLPDFTLLRDSWGGDLAEEQISALVNLLSTFIARYPGALLARYHRSDFAILLPHRTLKEAESIAGQLLKAVDALPTNKKIDRADMIHIGICVCRSGQSAEQVMEHAEAATRNSVLQGGNSWSVYDDSLPEKGRGNVRWRTLIEQMLSRGGPRLYQKPAVTHEGRVHHRELMCRIFDGSEEVISAEYMPMVLQFGLAEEYDRLQISRLILLLGYWPQESLAIQTTVESLIRPRFQRWLRDTLMQCEKSLRKRIIIELAEADVCQHISRLQPVIRLMDALGVRIAVTQAGLTLVSTSWIKELNVELLKLHPSLVRNIDKRTENQLLVQSLVEACSGTPTQVYATGVRSRSEWRTLTERGVAGGQGDFFAASQPLDTNVKKYSQRYSV, from the coding sequence ATGCGATTAACGACGAAATTTTCAGCTTTTGTGACTTTGCTCACAGGGTTAACGATCTTCGTGACGCTGATCGGCTGCTCGCTGAGTTTCTACAATGCGATCCAATATAAGTTCACTAGTCGTGTCCAGGCCGTCGCGACGGCGATCGACACGCACCTGGTCTCTAAAGATTTTGTCACCTTAACGCCGCAAATAGACGAGCTGATGGTGTCGGTTGATATCGTTCGCGTTGAGCTGCTGCAGGGGGAAAGCAAGGTTTATAGCCATTCCCGCACCAGCAGTTATCGCCCGGCGGGAACAAACAATCTGTACCGTGAGATCACCGTCCCTTTGCTCAAGCATCCGGGGATGTCGCTGCGCCTGGTGTATCAGGATCCGATGGGCAATTATTTCCATTCGCTGATGACCACCGCACCGCTCACGCTGTCGATTGGTTTTATTATCCTGATGTTATTTTTGTCGGTGCGCTGGCTACAGCGCCAGCTTTCCGGGCAGGAACTGTTGGAGATTCGTTCCACGCGGATCCTTAACGGTGAACGTGGGCCGAACGTGCGGGGAACCGTGTATGAATGGCCAGCGCGCACCAGCAGTGCGCTCGATATGCTGCTCACCGAAATTCAAAGCGCTCGCGAGCAGCGCAGCAGGCTGGATACGCTTATCCGATCGTATGTGGCGCAGGATACAAAAACCGGGCTCAGCAATCGTCTGTTTTTTGACAATCAACTGGCGACGCTGCTGGAAGATCAGGAGAAAGTGGGCGCCCACGGCGTGGTAATGATGGTGCGTTTGCCGGACTTTACGCTTTTGCGCGACAGCTGGGGGGGGGATCTTGCGGAAGAACAAATCTCGGCGCTGGTCAATTTATTATCGACCTTTATTGCGCGTTATCCTGGGGCGCTGTTGGCGCGTTACCACCGTAGCGATTTTGCCATCCTGCTGCCGCACCGCACCTTGAAAGAGGCGGAAAGCATCGCTGGGCAGTTGTTAAAAGCGGTCGATGCCCTTCCGACTAATAAAAAAATTGATCGTGCCGATATGATTCATATTGGCATTTGCGTCTGTCGCAGCGGCCAGTCCGCTGAACAGGTGATGGAGCACGCTGAAGCGGCAACCCGGAACTCGGTATTACAGGGTGGGAACAGTTGGTCAGTTTATGATGACTCGCTGCCGGAAAAAGGTCGGGGTAATGTACGCTGGCGCACGCTCATTGAGCAGATGCTCAGTCGGGGCGGTCCAAGGCTCTATCAGAAACCCGCGGTCACCCATGAAGGACGAGTACACCATCGGGAATTAATGTGCCGCATTTTTGATGGCAGTGAAGAGGTTATCTCGGCGGAATATATGCCGATGGTGCTGCAATTTGGCCTGGCGGAAGAATATGACCGTTTGCAGATTAGCCGTCTGATCTTGTTATTGGGATATTGGCCGCAGGAAAGTCTGGCGATCCAGACGACGGTTGAGTCACTTATTCGACCGCGTTTTCAGCGTTGGCTGCGTGATACCTTGATGCAGTGCGAAAAATCGCTGCGAAAACGCATAATTATTGAACTTGCTGAGGCAGATGTTTGTCAACACATCAGCCGGTTACAGCCCGTTATTCGTTTGATGGATGCGCTGGGTGTCCGCATTGCCGTGACGCAGGCGGGGTTGACGCTGGTGAGTACCAGTTGGATTAAAGAACTCAATGTCGAGCTCTTGAAGCTTCATCCCAGTCTGGTGAGAAACATTGATAAACGTACGGAGAACCAGCTGTTGGTTCAGAGCCTGGTGGAGGCCTGCTCAGGCACGCCAACGCAGGTGTATGCCACTGGCGTTCGTTCGCGTAGTGAGTGGCGTACGCTGACAGAACGTGGAGTCGCGGGTGGGCAAGGGGATTTTTTTGCCGCATCACAGCCACTTGACACAAACGTGAAAAAATATTCGCAAAGATACTCGGTTTAA
- the prmA gene encoding 50S ribosomal protein L11 methyltransferase, whose protein sequence is MPWIQLKLNTTGANAEELSDALMEAGAVSITFQDTHDTPVFEPLPGETRLWGDTDVTGLFDAETDMKEVVALLEQHPLLGAGFVHKIEQLEDKDWEREWMDNFHPMRFGERLWICPSWRDVPDENAVNVMLDPGLAFGTGTHPTTSLCLQWLDGLDLNGKTVIDFGCGSGILAIAALKLGAAKAIGVDIDPQAIQASRDNAQRNGVSDRLELYLPQDQPEAMKADVVVANILAGPLRELAPLISVLPVEGGLLGLSGILASQADSVCEAYADLFTLDPVIEKEEWCRITGRKK, encoded by the coding sequence ATGCCATGGATCCAACTGAAACTGAACACCACCGGTGCTAATGCAGAAGAGTTGAGCGATGCGCTGATGGAAGCGGGTGCCGTTTCTATCACCTTCCAGGACACGCATGATACGCCGGTGTTTGAACCACTGCCGGGCGAAACCCGTCTTTGGGGTGACACCGATGTAACGGGTCTGTTCGATGCAGAAACCGACATGAAAGAAGTGGTTGCCCTTCTGGAACAGCATCCGCTGCTCGGTGCGGGGTTTGTGCATAAAATTGAACAGCTTGAAGATAAAGACTGGGAGCGTGAATGGATGGATAACTTCCACCCAATGCGCTTTGGCGAACGTCTGTGGATTTGCCCAAGCTGGCGCGATGTGCCGGATGAGAACGCCGTCAACGTGATGCTGGACCCAGGTCTGGCGTTTGGTACCGGCACTCACCCAACCACCTCTTTGTGTCTGCAATGGCTGGATGGCCTCGATCTGAACGGAAAGACGGTGATCGACTTTGGTTGCGGTTCCGGCATTCTGGCTATTGCAGCACTCAAATTAGGTGCAGCCAAAGCCATTGGTGTAGACATCGATCCGCAAGCCATTCAGGCAAGCCGCGATAATGCACAGCGTAATGGCGTTTCTGACCGCCTGGAACTGTACCTGCCACAGGATCAGCCAGAAGCCATGAAAGCCGACGTGGTGGTTGCCAACATCCTTGCTGGCCCATTGCGTGAACTGGCACCGTTAATCAGCGTGTTGCCAGTTGAGGGCGGCTTACTGGGCCTTTCCGGTATTCTTGCCAGCCAGGCGGACAGCGTCTGCGAAGCCTACGCCGATCTCTTTACGCTCGATCCGGTGATCGAGAAAGAAGAGTGGTGCCGCATTACTGGCAGGAAAAAATAA
- the accB gene encoding acetyl-CoA carboxylase biotin carboxyl carrier protein: MDIRKIKKLIELVEESGISELEISEGEESVRISRAAPNAGFPMMQQAYAAPMMQQPAPYNAVAQAAAPSMEAPAAAEISGHIVRSPMVGTFYRTPGPDAKPFIEVGQKVNAGDTLCIVEAMKMMNQIEADKSGVVKAILVESGQPVEFDEPLVVIE, from the coding sequence ATGGATATTCGTAAGATTAAAAAACTGATCGAGCTGGTTGAAGAATCAGGCATCTCCGAACTGGAAATTTCTGAAGGCGAAGAGTCTGTACGCATCAGCCGCGCAGCGCCAAATGCAGGTTTCCCGATGATGCAACAGGCTTATGCTGCACCAATGATGCAACAACCTGCTCCGTATAACGCTGTCGCGCAAGCTGCAGCGCCAAGCATGGAAGCCCCTGCTGCAGCGGAAATCAGTGGTCACATCGTACGTTCCCCGATGGTTGGTACTTTCTACCGCACCCCGGGCCCTGACGCTAAACCGTTTATCGAAGTGGGCCAGAAAGTGAATGCGGGCGATACCCTTTGCATCGTTGAAGCCATGAAAATGATGAACCAGATCGAAGCCGATAAATCCGGCGTGGTAAAAGCGATTCTGGTAGAAAGTGGTCAACCGGTAGAATTTGACGAGCCGCTGGTCGTCATCGAGTAA
- the accC gene encoding acetyl-CoA carboxylase biotin carboxylase subunit, translated as MLDKIVIANRGEIALRILRACKELGIKTVAVHSSADRDLKHVLLADETVCIGPAPSVKSYLNIPAIISAAEITGAVAIHPGYGFLSENANFAEQVERSGFIFIGPKADTIRLMGDKVSAITAMKKAGVPTVPGSDGPLGDDMDANRAHAKRIGYPVIIKASGGGGGRGMRVVRGDAELAQSISMTKAEAKAAFNNDMVYMEKYLENPRHIEIQVLADGQGNAIYLAERDCSMQRRHQKVVEEAPAPGITPELRRYIGERCSKACVDIGYRGAGTFEFLFENGEFYFIEMNTRIQVEHPVTEMITGVDLIKEQLRIAAGQPLSITQDEVVVKGHAVECRINAEDPNTFLPSPGKITRFHAPGGFGVRWESHIYAGYTVPPYYDSMIGKLICYGENRDVAIARMKNALQELIIDGIKTNVDLQIRIMNDEHFQRGGSNIHYLEKKLGLQEK; from the coding sequence ATGTTGGATAAAATCGTTATCGCCAACCGTGGCGAGATTGCCCTGCGTATTCTTCGTGCCTGTAAAGAACTGGGCATCAAGACCGTCGCTGTACACTCAAGCGCGGATCGCGATCTAAAACACGTATTACTGGCAGATGAAACGGTCTGTATTGGCCCGGCGCCGTCTGTTAAAAGCTATCTGAATATCCCGGCAATCATCAGCGCCGCTGAAATCACTGGCGCGGTCGCTATTCACCCGGGTTACGGCTTCCTGTCTGAAAACGCCAACTTTGCTGAGCAGGTAGAACGCTCTGGCTTTATCTTCATCGGCCCGAAAGCCGACACCATCCGCCTGATGGGCGACAAAGTGTCTGCAATTACTGCCATGAAGAAAGCAGGCGTACCGACCGTTCCAGGTTCTGACGGCCCACTGGGCGACGATATGGACGCAAACCGCGCCCATGCCAAGCGCATCGGCTATCCGGTCATCATCAAAGCCTCCGGCGGTGGCGGCGGTCGCGGTATGCGTGTTGTACGCGGCGATGCTGAACTGGCTCAATCCATTTCCATGACCAAAGCTGAAGCGAAAGCCGCTTTCAATAATGACATGGTTTACATGGAAAAGTACCTGGAGAACCCACGCCACATCGAAATTCAGGTGTTGGCTGACGGTCAGGGTAACGCAATCTATCTGGCAGAACGTGACTGCTCCATGCAGCGCCGTCACCAGAAAGTGGTCGAAGAAGCACCAGCACCGGGCATTACCCCGGAACTGCGTCGTTACATCGGCGAACGTTGCTCCAAAGCCTGTGTGGATATCGGCTACCGTGGAGCGGGTACTTTCGAGTTCCTGTTCGAAAACGGCGAGTTCTATTTCATTGAAATGAACACCCGTATCCAGGTAGAGCATCCAGTTACCGAAATGATCACCGGCGTTGATCTGATCAAAGAGCAGCTGCGTATCGCTGCAGGTCAGCCGCTGTCCATTACGCAGGATGAAGTTGTGGTTAAAGGCCATGCGGTAGAATGCCGTATCAACGCCGAAGACCCGAACACCTTCCTGCCAAGCCCGGGTAAAATCACGCGTTTCCACGCGCCGGGTGGCTTTGGTGTGCGCTGGGAGTCTCATATTTACGCGGGTTACACCGTACCGCCTTACTATGACTCCATGATCGGCAAACTTATTTGTTATGGCGAAAACCGTGACGTGGCGATTGCCCGCATGAAAAACGCCTTGCAGGAACTGATCATCGACGGGATCAAAACCAACGTCGATCTGCAGATCCGCATCATGAATGACGAGCACTTCCAGCGTGGTGGTTCCAATATCCACTACCTGGAGAAGAAACTCGGACTTCAGGAAAAGTAA
- the msrP gene encoding protein-methionine-sulfoxide reductase catalytic subunit MsrP, with product MKSKKLTETDVTAESVFMLQRRQVLKALGISATALSLSPNAQADLLSWFKGNDRPPAPAGKPLDFTKPAAWQNTLPLTPEDKVTGYNNFYEFGLDKADPAANAGSLKTDPWTLKISGEVAKPLTLDHDALTTRFPLEERIYRMRCVEAWSMVVPWIGFPLHKLLALVEPTSNAKYVAFETLYAPDDMPGQKDRFIGGGLKYPYVEGLRLDEAMHPLTLLTVGVYGKALPPQNGAPIRLTVPWKYGFKGIKSIVSIKLTRDRPPTTWNMAAPNEYGFYANVNPGVDHPRWSQATERFIGAGGILDVQRQPTLLFNGYADEVASLYHGLNLRENF from the coding sequence ATGAAATCCAAAAAACTGACGGAAACCGACGTAACGGCAGAATCTGTTTTTATGCTGCAACGTCGCCAGGTATTGAAAGCGCTGGGCATCAGTGCGACAGCCCTTTCCCTCTCTCCCAACGCCCAGGCCGATCTGCTAAGTTGGTTTAAAGGCAATGACCGACCGCCCGCACCCGCCGGAAAACCGCTTGATTTCACGAAACCTGCCGCCTGGCAAAATACATTGCCGTTAACGCCGGAAGATAAAGTCACCGGCTACAACAACTTCTATGAGTTCGGTCTCGATAAAGCAGACCCGGCGGCCAACGCGGGCAGTTTAAAAACCGATCCGTGGACGCTGAAAATCAGTGGCGAAGTGGCAAAGCCATTAACCCTCGATCACGATGCGTTGACCACCCGCTTCCCGCTGGAGGAACGCATTTATCGCATGCGCTGTGTAGAAGCCTGGTCCATGGTCGTGCCGTGGATTGGCTTTCCTTTACATAAGCTGCTGGCACTGGTTGAACCCACCAGCAATGCGAAATATGTGGCGTTCGAAACGCTCTACGCACCGGATGATATGCCGGGGCAGAAAGATCGCTTTATTGGCGGAGGGCTGAAATACCCCTACGTTGAAGGTTTACGCCTTGATGAAGCCATGCACCCGCTCACGCTGCTCACCGTGGGCGTTTATGGCAAAGCGCTTCCCCCGCAGAATGGCGCCCCTATCCGATTAACCGTACCGTGGAAATACGGTTTTAAAGGAATTAAGTCGATAGTCAGCATTAAGCTGACGCGCGATCGCCCGCCGACCACCTGGAATATGGCGGCGCCTAATGAATATGGGTTTTATGCCAATGTTAACCCCGGCGTCGATCACCCCCGCTGGTCACAAGCCACAGAACGTTTTATTGGCGCAGGCGGTATCCTCGACGTACAGCGTCAACCTACGCTGCTGTTTAACGGCTATGCCGATGAGGTCGCTTCGCTGTATCACGGCCTTAACTTGAGGGAGAATTTTTAA
- a CDS encoding carbonic anhydrase: MKTTFGKAALLALSIMPATVFASHWSYEGEGSPEHWGALSEEYKTCQAGMNQSPINIDTTLTAHLPPLTIHYTDGPATLINNGHTIQAGLKASTKDSVTIDGIPFILQQFHFHAPSENTVHGKHYAMEAHLVHKDAKGDVAVVAVMFDIGAENAELNKLWATMPEQAEQDVRVTSQMDLNALLPIDKTYWRFSGSLTTPPCTEGVTWIILKHPMTLSEVQLKKFTQTMHHNNNRPKQPLNGRVIVE; this comes from the coding sequence ATGAAAACAACTTTTGGTAAGGCGGCGCTGTTGGCGCTAAGCATCATGCCCGCAACGGTTTTTGCATCTCACTGGAGCTATGAAGGAGAAGGCTCTCCTGAACACTGGGGCGCGCTCAGCGAGGAGTACAAAACTTGCCAGGCCGGAATGAACCAATCCCCCATCAACATTGACACAACGCTTACAGCTCATCTCCCACCGCTTACCATTCACTATACCGATGGACCGGCCACGCTCATCAACAATGGCCATACCATTCAGGCGGGTCTAAAGGCCTCGACCAAAGATAGCGTTACCATTGATGGAATACCATTCATCCTCCAACAGTTCCATTTTCACGCCCCCAGCGAAAATACCGTTCATGGCAAACATTACGCCATGGAGGCACATCTGGTGCACAAAGATGCAAAAGGTGATGTTGCCGTCGTCGCAGTCATGTTTGATATCGGGGCAGAAAACGCAGAGCTAAATAAACTGTGGGCAACAATGCCCGAACAAGCTGAGCAGGACGTCAGAGTAACCTCGCAGATGGATCTTAATGCACTGCTGCCCATCGATAAGACTTACTGGCGCTTTAGCGGTTCTCTGACAACCCCTCCCTGCACCGAAGGCGTAACCTGGATTATCCTGAAACACCCGATGACGCTTTCAGAAGTACAGCTTAAAAAATTCACTCAGACTATGCATCACAACAACAACCGGCCAAAACAACCACTCAATGGCCGCGTGATCGTGGAGTAA
- a CDS encoding carbonic anhydrase has product MYLIRVRTTLLLACIMSFSVQASSWGYSIGDTSPEHWGEINNEYKSCQTGVNQSPINIQPSDTSKLGLPILTMQYTDSPVRFQSINHTLQATMNSYTPDTLNIDNQLYYLKQLDFHAPSEHTIEGKNYAMELQLLHKNQQGDTVIVAVMFDVDEPNQAIQNLWESFPTMEGSNMPIFSPVNINQLLPDNKAYWRYSGSLTIPPCSENVIWIVLKTPMSLSTEQLENFRYIVGHMNNRPLQPLNGREVEDSQSGNTEILY; this is encoded by the coding sequence ATGTATCTAATCCGTGTTAGAACAACGCTGCTGCTGGCATGCATCATGTCCTTTTCAGTGCAGGCATCGTCATGGGGATATAGCATCGGAGATACCTCCCCTGAACATTGGGGGGAAATCAACAACGAGTATAAAAGTTGCCAGACCGGGGTAAATCAATCCCCTATCAATATTCAGCCCAGCGATACCAGCAAACTTGGGCTCCCTATACTCACCATGCAGTACACCGATAGCCCAGTAAGGTTCCAGAGCATCAATCATACGCTTCAGGCGACGATGAACAGCTATACCCCTGATACCCTCAACATTGACAATCAGCTTTACTATTTAAAGCAATTGGATTTTCACGCACCGAGTGAACACACCATCGAGGGGAAAAACTACGCGATGGAGCTCCAACTGCTCCACAAAAATCAGCAAGGTGACACCGTTATTGTGGCTGTCATGTTTGATGTTGACGAACCGAATCAAGCCATTCAAAACCTGTGGGAATCCTTTCCAACCATGGAAGGTAGCAACATGCCCATCTTCTCACCGGTCAACATCAACCAACTTTTGCCCGACAATAAAGCCTACTGGCGCTACAGTGGCTCATTGACGATTCCGCCATGTAGTGAAAACGTTATCTGGATTGTCCTGAAAACGCCAATGTCCCTCTCAACCGAACAGCTTGAAAATTTCAGGTACATCGTAGGACATATGAACAACCGTCCACTGCAACCACTGAATGGTCGCGAGGTTGAGGACAGCCAATCAGGCAACACCGAGATCCTGTACTAA
- a CDS encoding YhdT family protein produces MDARFVQAHKEARWALWLTLFYLATWLVAAYLPDSTLGFTGLPHWFEMACLLTPLVFIVLCWAMVKFIYRDIPLEDDDAA; encoded by the coding sequence ATGGACGCTCGTTTTGTTCAGGCCCATAAAGAGGCGCGCTGGGCGCTGTGGCTGACCCTTTTCTATCTTGCTACATGGTTAGTAGCCGCTTACTTACCAGACTCCACGCTGGGCTTTACTGGCTTACCACACTGGTTCGAAATGGCCTGCTTGCTAACCCCGCTGGTTTTCATTGTTCTGTGCTGGGCGATGGTGAAATTTATCTATCGCGATATTCCTCTGGAGGATGACGATGCAGCTTGA
- the msrQ gene encoding protein-methionine-sulfoxide reductase heme-binding subunit MsrQ: MRLTAKHITWLKVCLHLAGFLSFVWLFWAINNGDLSADPVKDIQHFTGRTALKFLLATLLVSPLARYAKQPLLIRTRRLLGLWCFAWATLHLTSYALLELGINNLSLLGRELTTRPYLMLGIISWTLLFALTLTSTQAAQRKLGKRWQLLHNFVYLVAILAPVHYLWSVKILSPQPIIYAALAVVLLACRYKKFRQWWR, translated from the coding sequence GTGCGTCTGACGGCAAAACACATCACCTGGCTGAAAGTTTGCCTGCATCTTGCCGGCTTTTTATCTTTTGTCTGGCTCTTTTGGGCCATTAATAATGGCGACTTAAGCGCCGATCCGGTCAAGGACATTCAACACTTTACCGGTAGGACGGCTCTGAAATTCTTGTTGGCAACCTTGCTGGTCTCGCCGCTGGCGCGCTACGCTAAGCAGCCACTCTTAATACGCACTCGCCGCCTGTTAGGACTCTGGTGTTTTGCCTGGGCCACCTTGCATTTAACCAGTTATGCGCTGCTGGAGCTGGGCATTAACAACCTGAGTCTGTTGGGTCGAGAGCTAACGACACGGCCTTATCTGATGCTGGGAATCATCAGTTGGACTTTGTTATTTGCCCTCACACTCACCTCCACCCAGGCTGCGCAGCGGAAACTGGGAAAACGCTGGCAACTTTTACACAACTTCGTCTATCTTGTGGCGATCCTGGCCCCCGTGCATTACCTGTGGTCGGTGAAGATTTTATCCCCGCAACCAATCATTTACGCCGCGCTCGCCGTCGTGCTTTTAGCCTGCCGTTATAAGAAGTTCCGCCAGTGGTGGCGGTAG